From a single Anaerolineales bacterium genomic region:
- a CDS encoding PhzF family phenazine biosynthesis protein, whose product MNVLKLAAFSKNGQGGNPAGVAFYDEMPSESEMLAIAKEVGYSETAFLVKQADGWRVRYFAPEMEVPFCGHATIALGVALGERFGEGTYQLHLNDSQISVRAEKTTGGMSATLQSPATWSEDAPQEYVGKVLAAFNLTKEQLDPRFPVRLAGAGAKHLIIFLKERKTLAEMSYPFEEVRALMAEHGLVTISLLWNESDDVFHSRNAFASGGVYEDPATGAAAAALAGYLRDIGWNGASTFTILQGEDMSVPSRLTVSFTPKAGESVTVGGEVRHIE is encoded by the coding sequence ATGAATGTGTTAAAACTCGCCGCCTTTTCCAAGAACGGACAGGGCGGCAATCCGGCTGGCGTGGCGTTTTATGATGAGATGCCTTCCGAATCTGAAATGCTCGCCATCGCGAAGGAAGTCGGCTATTCGGAGACGGCATTTTTGGTAAAGCAGGCGGACGGTTGGCGCGTGCGGTATTTCGCGCCCGAAATGGAAGTCCCTTTTTGCGGTCACGCCACCATCGCGTTGGGAGTGGCGCTCGGCGAACGCTTCGGCGAAGGGACGTATCAACTGCACCTGAACGACAGCCAGATCAGTGTGCGCGCGGAAAAAACAACGGGCGGGATGTCCGCTACGTTGCAGTCACCAGCTACATGGTCGGAAGATGCGCCACAGGAGTATGTGGGCAAGGTTTTGGCGGCGTTCAACCTGACGAAGGAACAGCTTGATCCCCGCTTCCCCGTCCGTTTGGCTGGGGCGGGAGCAAAACATCTGATCATCTTTCTCAAGGAGCGCAAGACCCTGGCGGAGATGTCGTATCCGTTCGAGGAAGTCCGCGCATTGATGGCGGAGCATGGACTGGTCACGATCAGTTTGCTGTGGAATGAATCCGATGACGTGTTCCATTCACGCAATGCTTTTGCATCAGGCGGAGTCTACGAAGATCCCGCCACTGGAGCCGCCGCCGCGGCGCTGGCGGGTTATCTGCGCGATATTGGCTGGAACGGAGCGTCCACGTTTACGATTTTGCAGGGCGAGGATATGAGCGTGCCTTCACGTCTGACGGTCTCATTTACGCCCAAGGCGGGTGAGAGCGTGACTGTCGGCGGCGAAGTGCGGCATATCGAGTAG
- a CDS encoding aminoglycoside phosphotransferase family protein, with product MKEISIDQPFARGRTADLHEWENGTVLKLFHNWFSLEDIQYEQRIARAVHASEVKTPAVREIVQTHGRNGLIYERVAGISMLEMFQKKPWQVIQFGKMLAELHAQMHACIFDADVPLQRRKLQNKIKDAKALPIYLKPKLLDSLESLPDGDRVCHGDFHPANVLVSEDDSTIIDWIDASRGNPLADVARTSIITLGAAASSQIPNAMLKVFVKVFHSAYLNHYFRLRPGGEDEYLRWLPVVAGARLNENIPEVEAWLVKEAGRI from the coding sequence ATGAAAGAAATTTCCATTGATCAGCCCTTCGCCCGCGGACGGACCGCCGACCTCCATGAATGGGAGAACGGAACCGTCCTCAAACTCTTCCATAATTGGTTCAGCCTCGAAGACATCCAATACGAACAAAGGATCGCGCGTGCTGTCCATGCCAGCGAGGTGAAAACGCCCGCGGTGCGTGAAATCGTCCAAACGCACGGACGGAACGGCTTGATCTATGAGCGGGTGGCAGGCATATCCATGCTGGAGATGTTTCAGAAAAAGCCGTGGCAGGTGATTCAATTCGGAAAGATGCTTGCCGAACTCCATGCTCAAATGCATGCCTGCATCTTTGATGCGGATGTTCCCCTGCAGCGCCGTAAATTGCAAAACAAGATCAAGGATGCGAAGGCACTTCCCATCTACCTGAAGCCGAAACTGCTGGACTCGCTCGAATCCCTGCCCGATGGTGACCGGGTCTGTCACGGGGATTTTCACCCCGCCAATGTACTGGTCTCGGAAGATGACTCAACCATCATCGACTGGATCGACGCTTCACGCGGCAACCCGTTGGCTGATGTGGCGCGTACGAGCATTATCACCCTCGGGGCGGCGGCAAGTTCGCAGATACCGAATGCGATGTTGAAAGTGTTCGTGAAAGTATTTCACTCCGCTTATTTGAATCATTACTTCCGCCTGCGCCCCGGCGGCGAGGACGAATACCTGCGCTGGCTCCCTGTTGTGGCGGGTGCGCGGCTGAATGAGAATATCCCCGAAGTGGAGGCATGGCTGGTAAAGGAAGCGGGTAGAATTTGA